The following proteins are co-located in the Malus sylvestris chromosome 13, drMalSylv7.2, whole genome shotgun sequence genome:
- the LOC126597149 gene encoding ubiquitin-like-specific protease ESD4, whose translation MGALTSNRKRGDERLSFNCAHPSPNLPNFQSSKRPRLSHVNQSPNQLIVSSKSAGSRLSRYPDIKPPLPRVHAPCRTQKFGSFRCLSPKTRGVPEERSMGNVLSYHLDKAKNVAFSAFRYSTKDKEVIELDKEVEDDRVSEDSSIEEVVAIEEDDQEGPSVVDYGQELDTKMVDCGTQATHPSASSVVSDLTTTTNTAFKEDSAGKMLDSLSLNREVGVPSKAAYKLLIESLERRTPKLKHLDFQIDFHWKKRYMLESLRPQKKPVEVVPVEPFVPLRKEEVAEIEQAFSSSNRKRILVTHENSNIEITGELLQCLRPGAWLKDEVINVYLELLKEREKREPQKFLKCHFFNTFFYTKLISGKGGYDYKSVRRWTTERKLGYYLIDCDKIFVPIHKEIHWCLAVINKVDQKLQYLDSLKGRDTQVMRILAKYYVDEVKDKSGEDIDLSSWELEYVDNLPEQENGYDCGVFMVKYADFYSRDIGLCFKQEHMPYFRSRTAKEILKLRAD comes from the exons ATGGGAGCGCTAACCAGCAACCGTAAGCGAGGGGACGAGCGTTTGAGCTTCAATTGTGCGCACCCATCTCCGAATTTGCCTAATTTTCAAAGCTCGAAGCGACCCAGATTGTCTCACGTGAATCAGAGCCCGAACCAACTCATCGTCTCGTCTAAAAGCGCCGGTTCGAGGCTCTCTCGGTACCCGGATATAAAGCCCCCATTGCCTAGAGTTCACGCCCCTTGCAGAACACAAAAATTCGGGTCCTTTCGTTGTTTGAGTCCGAAAACTAGAGGGGTTCCTGAAGAGCGGTCGATGGGCAATGTACTGAGTTACCATTTGGACAAGGCAAAGAACGTCGCCTTCAGTGCATTTCGGTATTCGACCAAGGACAAGGAGGTGATTGAATTGGATAAGGAGGTTGAAGATGATCGGGTTTCCGAGGATTCAAGCATAGAAGAAGTTGTGGCTATAGAGGAAGATGACCAAGAAGGGCCTTCTGTGGTGGATTATGGGCAGGAATTGGATACGAAGATGGTGGATTGTGGAACTCAGGCTACTCATCCATCGgcttcttcagtggtttcagaCTTGACCACAACTACGAATACTGCTTTCAAAGAGGACAGTGCAGGGAAGATGTTGGACTCACTGTCGCTGAATCGTGAGGTGGGTGTGCCAAGTAAGGCAGCATACAAGCTGTTGATTGAGAGTTTAGAGAGGCGGACTCCGAAACTGAAACATTTGGATTTCCAAATTGACTTCCATTGGAAGAAACGGTATATGCTTGAATCGCTGCGTCCACAAAAGAAACCAGTGGAG GTTGTGCCCGTTGAACCATTTGTCCCTCTTAGAAAGGAGGAAGTGGCGGAGATTGAGCAAGCATTTTCTTCCTCCAACCG GAAGAGGATCTTGGTAACTCATGAGAACTCAAACATAGAGATAACTGGTGAACTTCTGCAGTGCCTTAGACCAGGGGCGTGGTTGAAGGATGAG GTCATAAATGTGTACCTTGAATTGCTgaaagagagggagaagagagaaccaCAAAAGTTCTTAAAATGTcacttcttcaacacatttttcTATACAAAG TTGATAAGTGGGAAAGGTGGCTATGATTATAAATCTGTCAGAAGGTGGACTACCGAAAGAAAGTTGGGATACTACCTCATTGATTGCGACAAA ATATTTGTCCCCATCCACAAAGAAATACATTGGTGCTTGGCAGTTATTAACAAGGTAGATCAGAAGTTACAGTATCTTGATTCACTCAAAGGAAGGGATACCCAAGTGATGAGAATATTG GCTAAATACTACGTTGATGAAGTGAAGGACAAGAGTGGAGAGGATATCGATTTGAGTTCTTGGGAATTAGAATATGTTGACAACCTTCCTGAGCAGGAGAATGG GTATGACTGTGGTGTTTTCATGGTTAAATATGCTGACTTTTATAGCAGGGATATTGGGCTCTGTTTCAAACAG GAACACATGCCATATTTTCGATCAAGAACAGCGAAGGAGATCCTAAAATTGAGAGCAGACTGA
- the LOC126596485 gene encoding kinesin-like protein KIN-13A, producing MGGQMQQSNAAAATALYDHATGAAAGPLHNAGPTGDAGDAVMARWLQSAGLQHLASPASTGIDNRLLPNLLMQGYGAQSAEEKQRLFKLMRNLNFNGESGSEPYTPTAQSLGGAASDGLYSPELRGDFGAGLLDLHAMDDTELLSEHVISEPFEPSPFMPGGKEFEDELNLTSNRQQRVLPDPDPSFPLAQSEKESTKENNVAKIKVVVRKRPLNKKELSRKEEDIVTVYDNAYLTVHEPKLKVDLTAYVEKHEFCFDAVLNEQVSNDEVYRATVEPIIPIIFERTKATCFAYGQTGSGKTFTMQPLPIRAAEDLVRLLHQPVYRNQRFKLWLSYFEIYGGKLFDLLSDRKKLCMREDGRQQVCIVGLQEFEVSDVQIVKEFIERGNASRSTGSTGANEESSRSHAILQLVVKKHTEVKDSRRNIDVNESRSGKVVGKISFIDLAGSERGADTTDNDRQTRIEGAEINKSLLALKECIRALDNDQIHIPFRGSKLTEVLRDSFVGNSRTVMISCISPNAGSCEHTLNTLRYADRVKSLSKGGNARKDQAINSLPPANRDVSLASSTLVSSEVEDVREQHQEVKVADTGRRAVEKESFSYIPPTPEFDKQPAKSSSSNPINVREESGVPSGSMDRERFEMNNSYGDNYSQKLPNYSKNSVDTEERVQKVSPPRRKVTKDEKSERLGNWPKKVGSDLSTTSSKQQSTGIYNASNAGSRQSEPEVPDGNINAILEEEEALIAAHRKEIEDTMEIVREEMKLLAEVDQPGSRIDNYVTQLNFVLSRKAAGLVSLQARLARFQHRLKEQEILSRKRVPR from the exons ATGGGTGGCCAGATGCAGCAGAGCAATGCCGCCGCGGCAACCGCTCTGTACGACCACGCCACCGGCGCTGCCGCAGGGCCTCTGCACAATGCAGGGCCGACAGGTGATGCTGGTGATGCGGTCATGGCCCGTTGGCTCCAGTCCGCCGGGTTGCAGCATCTGGCCTCACCAGCTTCCACGGGCATTGACAATCGTCTCCTTCCCAATCTCCTCATGCAG GGTTATGGAGCTCAATCTGCCGAAGAGAAGCAGAGGCTTTTCAAATTAATGCGAAACCTCAATTTCAATGGGGAGTCTGGTTCTGAGCCATACACACCTACTGCCCAATCTCTGGGAGGAGCTGCATCGGATGGTTTATATTCTCCGGAATTAAGGGGTGATTTCGGAGCGGGGTTGTTGGATCTTCATGCTATGGATGATACAGAGCTTCTGTCCGAG CATGTCATCTCTGAACCCTTTGAGCCATCACCATTTATGCCTGGTGGTAAAGAATTTGAGGATGAGTTGAATTTGACAAGTAATAGGCAGCAAAGAGTGCTACCTGATCCAGATCCATCATTTCCATTAGCCCAGAGTGAAAAGGAGAGCACAAAGGAAAACAATGTGGCTAAGATTAAAGTTGTG GTACGCAAAAGACCTTTGAACAAGAAGGAGCTTTCACGGAAGGAGGAGGATATTGTAACCGTGTATGACAATGCTTATTTGACAGTCCATGAACCCAAACTAAAG GTGGACTTGACTGCATACGTGGAGAAGCATGAATTTTGTTTTGATGCTGTACTGAATGAGCAAGTTTCAAATGATGAG GTATACCGGGCTACTGTAGAACCAATCATTCCCATAATCTTTGAGCGAACAAAGGCTACATGTTTTGCTTATGGTCAAACAG GTAGTGGTAAGACATTCACAATGCAACCGTTACCTATCAGAGCTGCAGAAGACCTCGTCAGATTGTTACATCAGCCAGTTTACCGTAACCAGAGATTCAAATTGTGGCTTAGCTATTTTGAGATTTATGGTGGAAAGCTCTTTGATCTTCTCAGTGATAGGAA GAAACTATGTATGAGAGAAGATGGACGACAACAAGTTTGCATTGTTGGACTGCAAGAGTTTGAAGTTTCAGATGTACAAATTGTTAAAGAATTTATTGAGAGGGGGAATGCTTCTAGAAGTACTGGATCGACAGGTGCTAATGAGGAGTCTTCTCGGTCTCATGCTATTTTACAACTTGTTGTTAAAAAGCACACTGAGGTAAAAGATTCCAGGCGAAACATTGATGTAAATGAATCTAGAAGTGGGAAGGTTGTGGGAAAGATCTCTTTTATTGATCTTGCTGGTAGTGAAAGGGGTGCCGACACCACTGATAATGACCGACAAACAAG AATTGAAGGagcagaaattaacaagagcCTTTTGGCGCTTAAGGAGTGCATTCGTGCCCTGGACAATGATCAGATCCATATACCTTTCCGTGGAAGCAAACTCACAGAAGTGCTCCGTGACTCCTTTGTTGGAAATTCAAGGACTGTTATGATATCTTGCATTTCTCCAAATGCAGGGTCATGCGAGCATACACTTAATACTTTGAGATAtgcagatcg CGTGAAAAGTCTTTCAAAAGGTGGCAATGCTAGAAAGGATCAAGCCATAAATTCATTACCACCAGCGAATAGGGATGTTTCATTAGCATCTTCTACACTGGTTTCTTCTGAGGTAGAGGATGTCCGTGAGCAACATCAAGAAGTTAAAGTAGCTGATACAGGTAGAAGAGCTGTGGAGAAAGAAAGTTTCTCATATATCCCTCCTACTCCAGAGTTTGACAAGCAGCCAGCAAAGTCGTCATCAAGTAATCCCATCAATGTTCGGGAAGAAAGTGGGGTGCCTTCTGGTTCAATGGACAGGGAGAGATTTGAAATGAATAATTCGTATGGTGATAATTACAGTCAGAAGTTGCCCAATTATTCTAAAAACTCGGTTGATACAGAAGAGAGAGTACAAAAGGTGTCGCCACCTCGTAGGAAAGTAACCAAGGATGAAAAATCAGAAAGGCTGGGGAACTGGCCGAAAAAAGTTGGTTCGGATCTCTCCACCACAAGCTCTAAGCAGCAAAGTACAGGAATTTATAATGCAAGCAATGCTGGATCCAGACAATCTGAGCCTGAAGTTCCTGATGGGAATATCAATGCCATTCTTGAG GAAGAAGAGGCCCTTATTGCTGCCCATAGAAAAGAAATTGAGGATACAATGGAAATTGTTCGCGAA GAAATGAAACTGTTGGCGGAAGTGGACCAACCGGGGAGCCGCATAGACAACTATGTGACCCAGTTGAATTTTGTTCTTTCCCGCAAGGCAGCCGGTCTGGTTAGCCTTCAAGCCCGGCTTGCAAGATTCCAGCACAGACTAAAAGAACAGGAAATACTAAGTCGGAAAAGAGTACCTCGTTAA